In Chlorobiota bacterium, the sequence AAATACCGCCAGCCTTACATCCTTCATGTGCTTGGGGTGATGGGCCGCTGCCGGACGATTGAAGAAAAAACCGTGGCACTGCTCCACGACGTTGTCGAGGATGGCCACACCACTTTTGCCGCGCTGCGCCGCAAAGGATTCTCCGAGCAGATTGTGGAAGCTGTGGCACGCCTTACCCGCCACGCTGGGGAGCGTTATGATGACTTTGTGGAGCGGATTGCGCCGGACCCGTTGGC encodes:
- a CDS encoding GTP pyrophosphokinase, with the translated sequence MIELAVEIAAKGHRGQTDKYRQPYILHVLGVMGRCRTIEEKTVALLHDVVEDGHTTFAALRRKGFSEQIVEAVARLTRHAGERYDDFVERIAPDPLARAVKLADLEDNMDVRRSNRAMGQKDAERMEKYRRAWQRLARLHGGMDNETMDSR